The following coding sequences are from one Methanohalophilus halophilus window:
- a CDS encoding bifunctional N(6)-L-threonylcarbamoyladenine synthase/serine/threonine protein kinase, translating into MTLVLGIEGTAWNLSAAVVNEDEVVCEVTHTYKPATGGIHPREAAQHHAQFAFWVISNLFDEIAEKNISPGDIDAISFSQGPGLGACLRTVATAARALSLSLEIPLVGVNHCVAHVEIGRWKTPAKDPVVLYASGANTQVLAYRRGKYRVFGETLDIGVGNALDKFARSGHLSHPGGPQIEMYAKDSVNYVNLPYVVKGMDFSFSGLSTAATDALQKHTLEDVCYSLQENAFAMLVEVTERALAHTGKNEVLLGGGVGANMRLREMLDIMCDDRGASFYVPEKRFMGDNGAMIAWLGLLMYKAGDTIRVEDSHVNPNYRPDMVDVTWLKE; encoded by the coding sequence GTGACGCTGGTTCTTGGCATAGAGGGCACCGCATGGAATCTGAGTGCGGCTGTTGTTAACGAAGATGAAGTGGTCTGTGAGGTGACGCATACCTACAAACCGGCAACCGGGGGCATTCATCCCCGCGAAGCTGCTCAACATCATGCCCAGTTTGCTTTTTGGGTAATTTCCAATCTTTTCGACGAAATTGCAGAGAAAAACATAAGTCCCGGTGATATTGATGCAATCTCTTTTTCACAGGGTCCGGGTCTGGGTGCCTGTCTGAGGACCGTGGCAACTGCTGCCAGGGCCCTTTCCCTTTCCCTTGAAATTCCTCTGGTGGGGGTGAACCATTGCGTAGCCCATGTGGAGATCGGCAGGTGGAAAACACCTGCAAAGGATCCTGTGGTGCTTTATGCAAGTGGGGCCAATACCCAGGTACTGGCCTACAGGCGTGGTAAATATCGCGTATTCGGGGAGACCCTGGATATTGGTGTAGGAAATGCCCTTGATAAGTTTGCCCGCAGTGGCCACCTGTCTCATCCCGGTGGTCCGCAGATAGAGATGTATGCGAAGGACTCAGTGAACTACGTAAACCTGCCCTATGTGGTGAAGGGTATGGATTTCTCCTTCTCCGGGCTTTCAACTGCAGCCACCGATGCCCTGCAAAAACATACGCTGGAGGATGTTTGTTATTCCTTGCAGGAAAATGCTTTTGCAATGCTTGTGGAGGTAACCGAACGGGCTCTGGCACATACCGGTAAAAATGAGGTGTTGCTCGGTGGTGGTGTCGGTGCGAACATGCGCCTGCGGGAGATGCTTGATATCATGTGTGATGACCGTGGTGCATCCTTTTATGTTCCTGAAAAACGTTTCATGGGGGATAATGGTGCTATGATCGCCTGGCTCGGTCTTCTTATGTATAAGGCAGGCGATACAATCAGGGTCGAGGATTCTCATGTAAATCCCAATTACCGTCCTGACATGGTGGATGTGACATGGCTGAAGGAGTAA
- a CDS encoding DNA topoisomerase IV subunit A encodes MAKNEHRKEHDRLAEQRLTGLASELYSHFVDGKIPYVNMPSRTKNNIEFNENSDVWVYGGRESERSAKTVKGAFQLLKTSHVLDFLLNNHIGNNRGSTLRELYYISENWNIAKFKEQPESDRLIEDLEIISSLQREYFHMRPEEDGATLFGPLQLREETKRGDRDIHCQEDVGESGYQIPFNVENIDFIGHDAKFIIAIETGGMYARLIENGFDELNDAILVHLKGQPARSTRRMIKRMNEELGIPVVVFTDGDPWSYRIYASVAYGAIKSAHLSEFMATPAAKFVGVQPSDIVEYELSTDKLTDKDVDALRSELTDPRFETDYWKEQINLQLDIGKKAEQQAFAGKGLDFVTKTYLPDRLSDMDII; translated from the coding sequence ATGGCTAAGAATGAACACCGTAAGGAGCATGACAGGCTTGCAGAGCAAAGGTTGACGGGTCTTGCATCGGAGTTGTATTCGCATTTTGTGGATGGAAAGATCCCTTATGTGAATATGCCCAGCAGAACCAAGAACAATATTGAGTTTAATGAAAACAGTGATGTATGGGTGTATGGTGGCCGGGAGAGTGAAAGGAGTGCCAAGACCGTCAAAGGCGCATTCCAGTTATTGAAAACCTCTCATGTGCTTGATTTTCTTTTAAATAACCATATAGGGAATAATCGTGGTTCAACTTTGAGGGAATTATACTATATTTCAGAGAACTGGAATATTGCCAAATTCAAGGAACAACCCGAAAGTGATCGCCTGATTGAGGATCTTGAGATAATTTCCAGTTTACAGAGGGAATATTTCCACATGCGCCCCGAAGAAGACGGTGCTACACTTTTTGGTCCTCTGCAGCTTAGGGAAGAGACCAAGAGAGGCGATCGTGATATCCATTGTCAGGAGGACGTAGGTGAAAGTGGCTATCAGATCCCTTTTAATGTGGAGAATATCGATTTCATAGGTCATGATGCCAAATTTATAATAGCGATTGAGACCGGTGGTATGTATGCCCGTTTGATTGAGAATGGTTTTGATGAACTAAATGATGCTATACTTGTACATCTCAAAGGCCAGCCTGCTCGCTCGACCCGGCGTATGATCAAAAGGATGAATGAAGAACTGGGTATCCCGGTTGTGGTCTTTACTGACGGTGACCCATGGTCCTATCGTATCTATGCTTCAGTTGCATACGGTGCCATCAAGAGTGCCCACCTTTCTGAGTTCATGGCAACTCCTGCGGCCAAGTTTGTCGGAGTGCAGCCTTCGGATATCGTGGAGTATGAATTGTCCACCGATAAATTGACTGATAAGGATGTCGATGCCCTGCGCAGTGAACTTACAGACCCCAGGTTTGAAACCGATTACTGGAAAGAACAGATTAACCTGCAGCTTGATATAGGGAAAAAGGCAGAACAGCAGGCCTTTGCGGGCAAGGGTCTGGACTTTGTCACAAAGACATACCTGCCCGACAGGCTTTCAGATATGGATATAATTTAA
- a CDS encoding nucleoside deaminase produces MDQFMKEAINEAMAGRDSGGIPIGSVLVRNGKVIGRGHNLRVQEDDPLAHAEISCMRDAGRIGSYADTVLYSTLMPCYLCAGAVVQFGIKKVVAGESETFEGAQDFLRSKGVVVVDLDISECKMLMKEFIREYPELWNEDIGESEPY; encoded by the coding sequence ATGGATCAATTCATGAAAGAAGCGATAAATGAAGCTATGGCTGGTCGCGATAGCGGTGGTATCCCCATAGGCTCTGTCCTTGTAAGGAATGGAAAAGTTATTGGAAGGGGGCATAATCTCAGGGTCCAGGAAGACGACCCGCTAGCACATGCGGAAATTTCCTGTATGAGGGATGCGGGCAGAATTGGAAGTTATGCGGATACGGTGTTGTATTCCACCCTTATGCCCTGCTACCTGTGTGCCGGTGCCGTGGTGCAATTTGGCATAAAGAAAGTGGTTGCCGGGGAATCAGAAACTTTTGAAGGCGCACAGGATTTCCTGCGTAGCAAAGGAGTTGTGGTGGTTGATCTGGATATATCTGAATGTAAAATGTTGATGAAGGAATTCATTCGGGAATACCCTGAGCTCTGGAATGAGGATATAGGAGAAAGTGAGCCATACTAA
- a CDS encoding DUF7109 family protein: MISIEELSGIIDVLGAATVHEITCTAQEITYARDDEPPTEEDILKMCEKACSRHFLENVTCEEIIGMENTEETEYFILGPDAFPEYPQELSDALDMLGLEKRELDMGKVAARFKRRLKMRTTHLENMINEVQTPAEPEYIQDLEQKYMDLVNIYYDFDTWVPDALTEIEENIFSLSARIEELKEA; encoded by the coding sequence ATGATTTCAATCGAAGAACTTTCCGGGATAATTGATGTACTGGGAGCAGCCACCGTACATGAGATTACCTGCACTGCCCAGGAAATTACCTATGCAAGGGATGATGAACCTCCTACAGAAGAAGATATACTCAAGATGTGCGAAAAGGCCTGTTCCAGACATTTTCTGGAAAACGTAACCTGTGAAGAAATAATAGGGATGGAAAACACAGAGGAGACAGAATATTTTATTCTGGGACCAGACGCGTTTCCTGAATATCCACAGGAATTGAGTGATGCACTTGATATGCTAGGGTTAGAAAAAAGAGAACTGGACATGGGAAAAGTAGCAGCACGTTTTAAAAGAAGATTGAAGATGCGGACCACACATCTGGAGAACATGATCAATGAAGTTCAGACCCCTGCAGAACCTGAATACATACAGGATCTGGAGCAAAAATACATGGACCTTGTAAATATTTACTATGATTTTGATACATGGGTCCCTGATGCACTCACCGAGATAGAAGAAAATATATTCTCATTGAGTGCGCGGATAGAGGAACTTAAAGAGGCATAA
- a CDS encoding cyclase family protein: MTRSIAPETRVYPGDPKVTVERIASIESCGYSVSKLEMGSHTATHIDAPAHILEGGATVDEVDLSSLVGRAYLIDLSGKNEIGNDEIEKAFPFKEKGRCEIVLLKTESSDQNFARILPDTAEWIAKKGYLTVGIDSESVDSGEELDNHMILLGKGINIIENLDLKNVEPGYYGFVCLPLKIKECDGAPARAILLQS, encoded by the coding sequence ATTACACGATCCATCGCTCCTGAAACCAGAGTTTATCCGGGAGATCCAAAAGTTACCGTTGAAAGGATTGCTTCTATAGAATCCTGCGGATACAGTGTCTCAAAACTTGAAATGGGAAGCCACACTGCCACCCATATCGATGCTCCCGCCCATATATTAGAGGGCGGGGCCACGGTGGATGAAGTGGACTTGTCCTCTCTTGTGGGCAGGGCTTATCTGATCGATCTTTCCGGGAAAAACGAAATCGGAAATGACGAAATAGAAAAAGCCTTTCCCTTCAAAGAAAAAGGCAGATGTGAAATCGTATTGCTGAAAACTGAATCATCAGACCAAAATTTTGCAAGAATACTTCCCGACACCGCAGAATGGATTGCCAAAAAAGGATACCTGACAGTTGGAATCGATTCAGAGTCGGTGGATTCCGGAGAAGAATTGGACAACCACATGATATTGCTTGGAAAAGGAATCAATATCATTGAGAACCTGGACCTTAAAAATGTTGAACCGGGTTATTATGGATTTGTCTGTCTGCCACTAAAAATAAAAGAATGTGATGGGGCACCGGCGCGGGCAATACTTCTCCAGTCATAA
- a CDS encoding XTP/dITP diphosphatase — protein MRKIIFVTGNSGKFREIKEILGQRGIEVLQNTDGYPELQEDDLEPIAADGARRVCEKLGLPVIVDDSGLFIDALNGFPGPYSAFVEDHLGNPKVLKLMEDEENRSAYFKSVIGYCEPGKEPLTFTGTVEGNIAYEEKGEGGFGYDPIFLYGGRTFGEMGDEEKNKVSHRRRAVDKFVEWIDSNL, from the coding sequence ATGCGCAAAATTATATTCGTTACCGGCAACAGTGGCAAATTCAGAGAAATAAAGGAAATCCTGGGACAGAGGGGAATTGAGGTCCTCCAGAACACCGATGGTTACCCTGAATTACAGGAAGATGACCTGGAACCAATCGCAGCCGATGGTGCTCGTCGGGTCTGTGAAAAGCTGGGATTGCCCGTGATAGTTGATGATTCTGGGCTTTTCATCGATGCCCTGAATGGTTTTCCTGGTCCGTATTCCGCCTTTGTGGAGGATCATCTTGGCAATCCTAAAGTCCTGAAATTGATGGAGGATGAAGAAAATCGCAGTGCTTATTTTAAATCCGTTATTGGCTACTGTGAGCCTGGAAAAGAACCCCTGACGTTTACCGGTACGGTTGAAGGCAACATCGCTTATGAAGAAAAAGGGGAAGGCGGCTTTGGCTATGACCCTATATTTTTGTATGGTGGCCGGACATTTGGTGAGATGGGAGATGAGGAAAAGAATAAAGTATCCCACAGAAGACGTGCCGTGGACAAGTTTGTGGAATGGATTGACTCAAACTTATGA
- a CDS encoding DNA topoisomerase VI subunit B has protein sequence MPAPIAEELAKKQQSISVAEFFEKNRQILGFDSAPRSLITTIKEAVDNSLDACEESGILPDIMLHIKRSGKSGVVVIIEDNGPGIVKDQIPRVFAKLLYGSRFHALKQSRGQQGIGISAAVLYSQLTAGHATRIISKIGSQSPAHYYELMINTRTNDPEILKDEITEWDRPHGTRVEMEMEATYVKGRRQSVEEYLKATAIVNPHARLKLIDPEGDERIFDRATDKIPEPASEILPHPHGIELGTLMKMLRYTGRQRLAPFLRYSFSKIGLLTAEEICSASGLDVDMDPHTIEREDAKRLLDAFQKVKIMSPPTDCLSPIGEELIYKGLEKEFKVDFIATTTRTPSVYSGNPFVVEVGIAYGGNLQKDDRVNIMRFANRVPLLYQQGGCVTTHGVEGIKWKQYGINQPGGGLPIGPLVLLIHVASTNVPFTSESKDAIADIPEIQDEVELALKEVGRKLNRFLKKKGSLKKRKEKEVIINKVLPRMAEKLAETLDREVPDINPVVARVMGNLLVDRQLDDGNASVSLRTKNFGSKKVEFKLHEILPFQVEATPAPKVVSMGNDYDYIWKIVLKPGEAFAVNYQLPDPSDLDSIKEPPIVEGVEEEIVTGARAIKGVV, from the coding sequence ATGCCAGCACCAATTGCAGAAGAACTTGCAAAAAAACAACAGTCAATAAGTGTCGCCGAATTTTTTGAAAAGAACAGACAGATACTGGGTTTTGATTCGGCCCCCAGAAGTCTTATTACTACGATAAAGGAAGCTGTGGATAACTCTCTGGATGCCTGTGAGGAATCGGGGATACTACCCGATATTATGCTTCATATTAAACGCTCGGGTAAAAGCGGAGTTGTTGTGATTATTGAGGACAATGGTCCAGGTATTGTGAAAGATCAGATCCCGAGGGTTTTTGCCAAACTGCTTTATGGTTCTCGTTTTCATGCGCTCAAGCAGAGCAGGGGACAGCAGGGCATCGGTATCTCTGCAGCGGTCCTCTATTCCCAGCTTACAGCAGGCCATGCTACCAGGATTATTTCAAAGATAGGCTCCCAGTCCCCGGCTCACTATTATGAACTGATGATCAATACCCGCACCAATGACCCTGAGATATTGAAAGATGAAATAACCGAATGGGATCGTCCCCATGGAACCCGGGTGGAGATGGAAATGGAGGCCACCTATGTAAAGGGGCGCCGCCAATCGGTAGAGGAATATCTCAAAGCCACAGCCATTGTAAACCCCCATGCCCGCCTAAAACTCATTGATCCAGAAGGTGATGAGAGAATATTTGACAGGGCCACTGATAAGATACCCGAACCTGCAAGCGAGATTTTGCCGCATCCTCATGGTATCGAGCTGGGTACTCTTATGAAAATGCTGCGTTATACTGGAAGGCAAAGACTTGCTCCCTTTCTGAGATATTCTTTTTCCAAGATAGGTTTGCTCACAGCAGAAGAAATCTGTAGTGCCAGTGGACTTGATGTGGATATGGACCCGCACACCATTGAAAGGGAAGATGCCAAACGCCTTCTTGATGCCTTCCAGAAAGTAAAAATCATGTCCCCTCCGACAGATTGTCTGTCCCCAATAGGTGAAGAATTGATCTATAAAGGTCTGGAGAAAGAATTCAAAGTAGATTTTATTGCAACTACCACGCGTACTCCCTCCGTATATTCCGGTAATCCCTTTGTCGTGGAAGTTGGAATTGCATATGGCGGCAATCTGCAAAAGGATGACAGGGTCAATATAATGCGGTTTGCCAACAGGGTCCCTCTTCTTTATCAGCAGGGCGGCTGTGTGACCACACATGGTGTGGAAGGTATCAAATGGAAACAATACGGCATTAACCAGCCGGGCGGAGGGCTGCCTATTGGTCCTTTGGTATTGCTTATACATGTGGCCTCCACAAATGTACCTTTTACATCTGAATCCAAGGACGCTATTGCGGATATCCCTGAGATTCAGGATGAGGTGGAACTGGCTCTCAAAGAAGTGGGAAGGAAACTAAACCGCTTTCTTAAAAAGAAAGGTTCCCTTAAAAAACGCAAGGAAAAGGAAGTTATTATTAACAAGGTATTGCCCAGGATGGCTGAAAAACTGGCAGAAACGCTTGATAGGGAAGTACCGGATATCAATCCTGTTGTTGCCAGGGTGATGGGCAACCTGCTTGTTGACAGGCAATTAGATGATGGTAATGCCAGTGTATCCCTCAGGACAAAGAATTTTGGGAGTAAGAAAGTAGAATTCAAATTACATGAGATATTGCCTTTCCAGGTCGAGGCAACCCCAGCACCCAAAGTGGTCAGTATGGGCAATGATTATGATTACATATGGAAAATTGTTCTCAAGCCAGGTGAGGCTTTTGCCGTGAATTACCAGTTACCTGACCCATCGGATTTGGATTCTATAAAAGAACCTCCTATTGTAGAAGGGGTTGAGGAAGAGATTGTTACAGGTGCCAGAGCGATAAAAGGGGTTGTATAA
- a CDS encoding 23S rRNA (uridine(2552)-2'-O)-methyltransferase: MARHRRDRYYWRAKAEGYRSRAAYKLQQINKKFNVIREDSDVVDLGAAPGGWLEVARELTKRKVVGVDILRIKPMDRITIIRGDITREETANQIKEAVGEEGADTVICDAAPNLSGNWNLDHARSIALAESALECATRILKPQGNFVVKVFQGDMFKEYLDRVRGEFTYVRAHSPEASRSESAEIYVVGKKFLTAPIRKGEEYDVAIERMGSGGDGTAFVEGFVVFIGDTEKGEKVRIKVRDVKPNFAFADVIQRLESPEEEK; this comes from the coding sequence ATGGCAAGGCATAGAAGAGATAGATATTACTGGCGTGCAAAAGCCGAAGGTTATCGCTCAAGAGCAGCGTACAAACTCCAGCAGATTAATAAGAAATTTAACGTAATCAGGGAAGACAGTGATGTCGTAGATCTCGGAGCCGCTCCCGGTGGGTGGCTTGAAGTCGCAAGAGAGTTGACAAAAAGGAAAGTTGTCGGTGTAGACATATTGCGTATCAAGCCAATGGACAGAATAACCATCATACGCGGTGATATAACCCGGGAAGAGACTGCAAATCAGATCAAGGAAGCAGTAGGAGAAGAAGGAGCTGATACTGTTATATGTGACGCTGCACCCAATCTTTCAGGAAACTGGAACCTGGATCATGCACGTTCCATCGCTTTGGCCGAATCAGCACTTGAATGTGCAACTCGTATCCTTAAACCCCAGGGAAATTTTGTTGTAAAAGTATTCCAGGGAGATATGTTCAAGGAATACCTGGATAGAGTAAGAGGCGAATTTACCTATGTCCGGGCCCATTCTCCAGAGGCTTCAAGGTCAGAAAGTGCCGAAATATACGTCGTAGGCAAAAAATTCCTTACCGCGCCAATCAGAAAAGGGGAGGAATACGACGTTGCCATCGAAAGAATGGGATCCGGCGGCGACGGTACTGCTTTTGTGGAAGGGTTTGTAGTATTCATCGGTGACACTGAAAAAGGAGAAAAAGTGCGCATAAAAGTAAGAGATGTAAAACCCAATTTTGCTTTTGCAGATGTTATACAGAGACTGGAAAGTCCTGAAGAAGAAAAATGA
- the coaBC gene encoding bifunctional phosphopantothenoylcysteine decarboxylase/phosphopantothenate--cysteine ligase CoaBC, translating to MHSTLWIKGTKSKSLEGKTVVLAVTGSIAAVRVVELARELIRNGANVYAVMSEAATRILHPDALHYATGHEVITDITGGVEHVGMCGIQGMADLLLIAPATANTISKIAMGIDDTPVTTFATTAIGSGMPTIIVPAMHQSMHDHPAVNSNLEKLESYGISLVGPRVEEGIAKISPNDDIVLAVERELMGKKLAGKKIVLTSGATAEIIDPIRILTNRASGKTGQELAKEAFRRGGDVTIIHRNEMNVDGINEVYAESAASMLDRCMEEIDRECDVFISSAAISDYTPESSGSKIKSGAKLVLEMHPTEKILPQVRGKHPGIVIVGFKAETGVGEKELVGSATRMLEEYGLDMVVANDVGAGGMGTSDNSVYILQEGPSPSHYSGSKRYLASIIMDRLEQILL from the coding sequence ATGCATTCTACACTATGGATCAAAGGAACTAAAAGTAAATCCCTTGAGGGTAAGACCGTTGTGCTGGCAGTTACTGGTAGTATTGCAGCTGTAAGGGTTGTGGAACTGGCACGTGAATTAATACGCAACGGTGCAAATGTCTATGCTGTCATGAGTGAAGCGGCCACGCGTATTCTCCATCCTGATGCATTACATTATGCTACCGGTCATGAAGTGATTACGGATATAACCGGGGGGGTGGAGCATGTGGGGATGTGCGGGATACAGGGTATGGCAGACCTTTTATTGATAGCGCCGGCAACTGCGAATACGATAAGCAAAATCGCAATGGGAATTGATGATACACCTGTAACGACTTTTGCAACCACCGCTATTGGTAGCGGGATGCCCACAATAATTGTACCTGCAATGCATCAATCCATGCATGATCATCCTGCAGTGAATTCCAATCTCGAAAAACTTGAGAGTTATGGTATCAGTTTGGTTGGCCCCCGTGTAGAGGAAGGGATTGCCAAGATATCTCCCAATGATGATATTGTCCTGGCAGTTGAAAGGGAACTTATGGGAAAAAAACTTGCAGGCAAGAAAATAGTGCTGACATCCGGTGCAACTGCTGAAATCATTGATCCTATACGTATACTCACAAACCGGGCTTCCGGCAAAACAGGTCAGGAATTGGCAAAGGAGGCTTTCCGGCGGGGCGGGGATGTTACAATAATCCACAGGAATGAAATGAATGTGGATGGTATAAATGAGGTTTATGCAGAAAGTGCAGCCAGTATGCTGGATAGGTGCATGGAAGAAATAGACAGGGAATGCGATGTATTCATAAGTTCGGCTGCGATTTCGGATTATACACCTGAATCCTCGGGTTCCAAAATCAAATCAGGTGCAAAGCTTGTTCTAGAGATGCATCCTACTGAAAAAATTTTGCCACAGGTGAGGGGCAAGCATCCCGGAATAGTTATTGTGGGATTTAAAGCCGAAACCGGTGTTGGTGAAAAAGAGCTTGTGGGAAGTGCGACCCGTATGCTTGAGGAATACGGGCTTGACATGGTTGTTGCCAATGATGTGGGGGCAGGCGGAATGGGTACATCTGACAATTCCGTATATATCCTGCAGGAGGGGCCTTCACCATCTCATTATAGTGGTTCCAAACGTTATCTTGCATCTATTATAATGGACCGGCTTGAGCAAATCCTGTTGTGA
- a CDS encoding Kae1-associated kinase Bud32, whose product MAEGVNEMIRDGAEAKVIRRNNRLVKSRIPKRYRVWELDERIRRERTRAEARLISQARRAGVATPVIYDIYNSTIEMDYIEGKPLKHVISEDLCEKLGELVGRLHAAGIIHGDLTTSNIIWDGSKMWLIDFGLAFSAEDLESRGVDVHVLFQTLQSSHPNHEALIDAFCRGYNRTLEAAKDVLERVVEIETRGRYA is encoded by the coding sequence ATGGCTGAAGGAGTAAATGAAATGATCAGGGATGGTGCAGAGGCAAAGGTCATCCGGAGGAATAATCGTCTGGTCAAGAGTCGTATCCCTAAACGTTATCGTGTGTGGGAACTGGATGAGCGGATACGCAGGGAACGCACCCGTGCAGAGGCCCGTTTGATCTCGCAAGCCCGCCGGGCCGGTGTGGCTACACCTGTTATCTATGATATTTATAATTCCACTATTGAGATGGATTACATTGAAGGTAAGCCATTGAAACACGTCATTTCTGAAGATTTGTGTGAAAAACTCGGGGAACTTGTGGGCAGGCTCCATGCTGCAGGTATAATTCACGGAGACCTTACAACCTCGAATATCATCTGGGATGGAAGCAAGATGTGGCTTATCGATTTCGGCCTTGCTTTCAGTGCAGAGGACCTTGAATCCCGCGGTGTAGATGTTCATGTGCTCTTCCAGACCCTTCAAAGCTCACATCCCAACCACGAGGCACTCATAGATGCCTTCTGCAGGGGTTATAATCGCACCCTTGAAGCTGCGAAAGATGTACTGGAAAGGGTTGTTGAAATTGAAACGAGGGGAAGGTACGCCTGA
- a CDS encoding DUF211 domain-containing protein, with the protein MMNNKSGIRRLVLDVLKPHNPSIVELAGVLGDVEGVDGVNLSLYEMDQKTENVKITLEGLDLDYELIRQEIENMGAVVHSVDEIAAGKKIIEEVETHQDR; encoded by the coding sequence ATGATGAATAATAAGTCAGGGATTCGCAGGTTGGTTCTGGATGTTCTGAAGCCACATAATCCTTCCATAGTTGAGCTTGCAGGTGTGTTGGGTGATGTGGAAGGAGTTGATGGTGTCAATCTTAGTCTTTATGAAATGGATCAGAAAACCGAAAATGTAAAGATCACCCTGGAAGGGCTGGATCTTGATTATGAACTTATCCGCCAGGAAATAGAGAACATGGGTGCGGTGGTCCATAGCGTAGATGAGATTGCAGCCGGTAAAAAAATCATCGAAGAAGTGGAGACTCACCAGGACAGGTGA
- a CDS encoding histidinol phosphate phosphatase domain-containing protein, whose translation MIDLHTHTIFSDGELIPSEQVRRAKTLGYEAIGLTDHADFTNVEHILNCVTKAKYLEELMDIKVLPGIEITHVPPEKIASLAKLARELGAEIVVVHGESPVEPVLPGTNRAAVECQDVDILAHPGFITLEEAEIAADNNVCLEITARGGHNSTNGHVAKIAKLSGATMVVDTDSHHPSDLITKSTALKVAMGAGLEKDEAKQVLENSRGLI comes from the coding sequence ATGATAGATCTGCATACACATACAATATTCAGCGATGGAGAACTTATTCCAAGTGAGCAGGTCCGCAGGGCAAAAACCCTCGGATATGAGGCAATCGGACTTACAGACCATGCCGATTTCACCAATGTAGAACACATCCTCAACTGTGTTACCAAAGCAAAATACCTGGAAGAGCTAATGGACATAAAGGTGCTTCCCGGAATTGAGATCACACATGTGCCCCCTGAAAAAATAGCATCCCTTGCAAAACTTGCAAGAGAACTGGGAGCCGAAATTGTGGTTGTACACGGAGAAAGTCCGGTTGAACCTGTTTTGCCCGGCACAAACCGTGCCGCTGTGGAATGTCAGGATGTGGATATCCTGGCACACCCCGGTTTTATCACCCTAGAGGAAGCCGAAATTGCAGCAGACAACAATGTATGTCTGGAAATTACAGCAAGAGGTGGACATAACAGCACCAATGGGCATGTTGCCAAAATCGCAAAACTTAGCGGTGCGACAATGGTCGTGGATACCGATTCACACCATCCTTCTGACCTGATTACAAAAAGCACTGCATTGAAAGTGGCAATGGGAGCAGGTCTTGAAAAGGATGAAGCAAAGCAGGTGCTGGAAAATTCAAGAGGCCTTATCTGA